The proteins below come from a single Fastidiosipila sanguinis genomic window:
- a CDS encoding SpaA isopeptide-forming pilin-related protein has product MVKQKKSRIGFTLSLIFIFSLIFNLLPLSRVRAVSVGDQAVIYAESNGRKYTDLKFPNGTTLTVENDTFSKADGTRVFCLEPVVPVSSGKNHKAYTAEDSLLSGTGKGIYLGATSGADRTVTKAQLDQAKLWVYYGWDSSKTKTADEYNAIQAKIWQIFWGCNVTWYHTGPDGVSTITNIWSRVQNLINSHGILPNLSGQGYDSTTNTLTSEAGQTVTLRDSNNAIGNGVGKLRLWKNTSNATVQVGDGTLTITAPDTETAGSLEFRKIEPFRPNPTSIVWFDGSGQKLLETNDPDPQNFTLNFNSKPLTGEIEFRKTGENGELIDGGEFQLQTNEGTVIKNFTTTGGIAKLTDLEQGTYKIVEIKSPKGYVKGSDITVTVTAGGSASASIDNKRQEFTIKIFKQDKDTKNPLAGAKFEVVDPSDKVLTTVITDESGKAKTLALKILQDGNYIVREVEAPKGYKSNSQDITININGDSSNVVLEYTAVFANEVIKAPIVVQKYDLVKSLDIPKETSLAGAKFELIAKSLDNPENTPYKVGDVVDTLVTNESGTAKSKDLYLGTYEIREVEAPKGFVLNTKLVEFKLTQDGDRAKITQTTENTQELIAELNKQVEELNTTWKTKEAKREAEALFEVNKPQVADGTINFADRHILGRIDLNKVLGEYYHKVGDPKKPEADIQFDILDKDGEVVDSIITNKYGYGSSKYLPFGTYTLKQVTETEFSYKVEDQEIVIAKDLFNYTYQLENKEVTSRLRLVKLDQETGKQIPQANVSFEIYKKDDTKVVQNIYYPEHKEISLFKTTEDGTVELPEPLVAGDYYIKEVDFPKNYVVEDTRVDFTVSRSIVEKTEGVLVIDISNKPAYGEIVISKTGDFVKSFDEETVSVSGKEYKVYSPVMDKSYLAGVKFEILAGEDIYSGDGELKHKQGDKISTLQTNDKEPVKTDKLYFGKYIIKEVEAPKGYARHTEDFVIELTHKEPTQELISESFSLNNQLQTAKLSVKKHMEESKHFGSYEKALEGVVFSLVTKEELQVPNSSLEADRIVGIARPDKNGMVSFEKILPGKYRLVELSTNNAYELAEAEDVEFSPADDNTLETELSLKATTNKLKNYNLEIIKVDADNPNFKLQGAVFALYVKQGDKYVEVDRGITGLNGVLRFEGLNSGVYYLRELEAPLTHVKERAFYQFSTENATETIYTTFKNSKTTTEISKVDIAGKEIPGAKLEVFDKDGNVIDSWTSKEGKIHIIRGLIRGETYTLREILAPAGYVKAQDIEFTVNEDGSTTRVEMLNELKPKISTTSDSGLISIIAGISIIGLAITIIYKRKRIA; this is encoded by the coding sequence ATGGTTAAACAAAAGAAAAGCAGAATTGGGTTTACATTAAGTTTGATTTTTATTTTCAGCTTAATTTTTAATTTATTACCTCTATCAAGAGTCAGAGCAGTATCTGTTGGAGATCAAGCTGTTATATATGCAGAATCAAATGGTAGAAAATATACAGATTTAAAATTTCCAAATGGAACAACTTTAACAGTAGAAAATGATACGTTTAGTAAGGCTGATGGAACTAGAGTTTTTTGTTTAGAACCTGTAGTTCCTGTTAGTAGTGGAAAAAATCACAAAGCTTATACAGCAGAAGATTCTTTGCTTTCTGGTACAGGAAAAGGCATATATTTAGGAGCTACCTCTGGTGCAGATAGAACTGTAACAAAAGCACAATTGGATCAAGCGAAACTATGGGTATATTATGGTTGGGATTCAAGTAAAACAAAAACAGCAGATGAATATAACGCAATTCAGGCAAAAATATGGCAGATATTCTGGGGTTGTAATGTTACCTGGTATCATACAGGTCCAGACGGTGTAAGTACAATTACAAACATATGGAGTAGAGTACAAAATCTAATTAATAGCCATGGTATTTTACCGAATTTATCTGGACAAGGGTACGATTCAACAACTAATACATTAACCTCAGAAGCAGGACAAACAGTTACTTTAAGAGATTCTAACAATGCTATAGGTAATGGTGTTGGGAAGTTACGTTTATGGAAAAATACCTCTAACGCTACTGTTCAAGTAGGAGATGGAACTTTAACTATCACAGCACCAGATACAGAAACAGCAGGTAGTCTAGAGTTTAGAAAGATTGAACCATTTAGACCAAATCCAACAAGTATTGTTTGGTTTGATGGATCAGGACAAAAACTTTTGGAAACAAATGACCCAGATCCACAAAATTTCACTCTAAACTTCAATTCTAAGCCTTTAACAGGAGAAATAGAATTTAGAAAAACAGGCGAGAACGGAGAGCTAATAGATGGTGGAGAGTTCCAATTACAGACAAATGAAGGCACTGTAATTAAGAATTTCACAACTACTGGTGGAATTGCTAAATTAACTGACTTAGAGCAAGGCACATATAAGATTGTCGAGATAAAATCCCCTAAAGGTTATGTTAAAGGTTCAGATATTACTGTAACAGTTACAGCAGGTGGCTCAGCTAGTGCAAGTATAGATAATAAACGTCAAGAATTTACAATAAAAATATTCAAGCAAGATAAAGACACTAAAAATCCACTAGCAGGAGCTAAGTTTGAAGTGGTAGATCCTAGTGACAAAGTTTTAACAACAGTTATTACAGATGAATCTGGTAAGGCTAAGACACTAGCATTAAAAATATTGCAAGACGGTAATTATATAGTTCGTGAAGTGGAAGCCCCTAAAGGCTATAAATCTAATAGTCAAGATATAACTATTAATATTAATGGAGATAGCTCTAATGTGGTTTTAGAGTATACTGCAGTTTTTGCTAACGAAGTTATAAAAGCACCTATCGTTGTACAAAAGTATGACCTAGTTAAAAGTTTAGATATTCCTAAAGAAACAAGCCTAGCAGGAGCTAAGTTTGAACTTATAGCTAAGTCTTTAGACAATCCAGAAAACACTCCATACAAAGTAGGAGATGTAGTAGACACTTTGGTAACAAACGAATCTGGAACAGCCAAGAGTAAAGATTTGTATCTAGGTACATACGAAATTAGAGAAGTGGAAGCACCAAAAGGCTTTGTTCTAAATACCAAGCTAGTAGAGTTTAAATTAACTCAAGACGGAGATAGAGCAAAAATTACTCAAACCACAGAGAATACCCAAGAACTAATAGCAGAACTTAATAAACAAGTAGAAGAATTAAATACTACATGGAAGACAAAAGAAGCGAAAAGAGAAGCAGAAGCTTTATTTGAGGTAAATAAACCACAAGTAGCAGACGGAACTATTAATTTTGCAGACCGTCATATTCTAGGTAGAATTGATCTCAACAAGGTTCTAGGAGAGTACTATCATAAGGTAGGAGATCCTAAGAAGCCAGAAGCAGACATCCAATTCGATATTTTAGATAAAGACGGAGAGGTTGTAGATTCAATCATTACTAATAAATATGGTTATGGTTCAAGTAAATATTTACCATTTGGTACTTATACCTTGAAACAAGTAACAGAAACAGAATTTTCATATAAGGTTGAAGATCAAGAGATAGTAATTGCTAAAGATTTATTCAACTACACCTACCAGTTAGAAAATAAAGAAGTAACTTCTAGATTAAGACTAGTTAAGTTAGATCAAGAAACAGGTAAACAAATCCCACAAGCTAATGTAAGCTTTGAGATTTATAAGAAAGATGATACAAAAGTAGTTCAAAATATTTACTATCCAGAACATAAAGAAATTAGTCTATTTAAGACTACAGAAGATGGTACAGTTGAACTTCCAGAACCTCTAGTAGCAGGAGATTACTATATCAAAGAAGTAGACTTCCCTAAAAACTATGTGGTTGAAGATACTAGAGTTGACTTTACAGTAAGTAGATCAATCGTAGAAAAGACAGAAGGAGTACTAGTAATTGACATCTCAAACAAACCTGCTTATGGCGAGATTGTAATTTCAAAAACAGGAGATTTTGTTAAGTCATTTGACGAAGAAACTGTATCAGTTTCAGGTAAAGAGTATAAAGTATACAGTCCTGTAATGGATAAAAGCTATTTAGCAGGTGTTAAATTTGAAATCTTAGCAGGGGAAGACATCTACTCTGGCGATGGCGAGTTGAAACATAAACAAGGCGATAAGATTAGTACCTTACAAACTAACGATAAAGAGCCTGTCAAGACAGATAAACTATACTTTGGTAAATATATTATTAAAGAAGTAGAAGCTCCTAAAGGATATGCAAGACATACAGAAGATTTTGTCATAGAACTAACACATAAAGAGCCTACTCAAGAGTTAATTAGTGAAAGCTTTAGCCTTAACAACCAATTACAAACTGCCAAGTTAAGTGTTAAAAAACACATGGAAGAATCCAAACACTTTGGAAGCTATGAAAAGGCTTTAGAAGGAGTTGTATTTTCTCTAGTAACTAAAGAAGAATTACAAGTTCCAAACTCTAGCTTAGAAGCAGATAGAATTGTTGGTATAGCACGACCAGATAAAAATGGAATGGTAAGTTTTGAGAAAATTTTACCAGGTAAATATCGTTTAGTAGAGTTAAGTACAAACAATGCTTATGAATTAGCAGAAGCAGAAGATGTAGAGTTTAGTCCAGCAGACGATAATACCTTAGAAACAGAACTAAGCCTAAAAGCTACTACTAATAAACTAAAAAATTACAACTTAGAGATTATAAAGGTTGATGCTGACAATCCTAACTTTAAACTACAAGGTGCAGTATTCGCTCTATACGTAAAACAAGGCGATAAGTATGTAGAAGTAGATCGAGGTATAACTGGACTTAATGGTGTACTAAGATTTGAAGGATTAAATTCAGGAGTATATTATCTCCGAGAGTTAGAGGCTCCTTTGACACATGTTAAGGAGAGAGCATTCTATCAATTTAGTACAGAAAATGCTACAGAGACAATTTATACAACATTTAAGAATTCAAAGACTACCACCGAAATTAGCAAAGTAGATATTGCTGGAAAAGAAATACCAGGTGCTAAATTAGAAGTCTTTGATAAAGACGGAAATGTAATAGATAGTTGGACTAGTAAAGAAGGTAAAATTCATATAATTAGAGGTCTAATTAGAGGCGAAACTTATACCTTAAGAGAAATTTTAGCACCAGCAGGATATGTAAAAGCTCAAGATATTGAGTTTACGGTGAATGAAGATGGCTCAACAACAAGAGTAGAAATGCTTAATGAATTGAAGCCTAAGATATCTACTACAAGTGATAGTGGTTTAATAAGTATAATCGCTGGTATTTCAATAATAGGTTTAGCTATAACTATAATCTACAAACGTAAGAGAATAGCATAA
- the trpS gene encoding tryptophan--tRNA ligase — protein MNKIILTGDRPTGKLHIGHYVGSLRERVRLQNTGEFSEIYILIADYQALTDNADNPEKIRDNIINIALDYLSVGLDPEKSIFCIQSQIPYLYELTCYYLNLVSVSRAERNPTIKSEIEMRDFGQSMPVGFLAYPISQAADITAFDATTVPAGEDQKPMLEQCREIVHRFNHLYGETLVEPEILLPRNKASLRLPGTDGQAKMSKSLGNCIYLSDDEATLKKKVMSMYTDPNHIRVEDPGQVEGNTVFTYLDAFCTDEDFQKFLPEYSNLDELKAHYTRGGLGDVKIKKFLFNVLNDVLTPIRQRRQEWENRIPEVYEILRSGTAKANAKAKATTERVREALKINYFENDSLLEDFSREK, from the coding sequence ATGAACAAGATTATACTTACCGGAGACAGACCAACAGGTAAACTCCACATTGGACATTATGTTGGTTCACTACGTGAAAGAGTTAGATTGCAAAATACTGGAGAATTTTCAGAAATTTATATACTAATTGCAGATTACCAAGCATTAACAGATAATGCTGATAATCCAGAAAAAATACGTGATAACATAATTAATATAGCCCTTGATTATCTCAGTGTAGGATTAGATCCAGAGAAATCAATATTTTGTATTCAATCACAAATCCCTTACCTATATGAATTAACATGTTACTATCTTAATTTAGTATCAGTTTCTAGAGCTGAGCGTAACCCCACAATTAAATCTGAAATAGAAATGCGTGACTTTGGTCAAAGTATGCCTGTAGGTTTTTTAGCATATCCAATTAGCCAAGCTGCTGATATCACAGCTTTCGATGCTACTACTGTACCTGCTGGTGAAGACCAAAAACCTATGTTAGAGCAATGCCGAGAAATTGTTCATAGATTCAATCATCTTTATGGTGAAACTTTGGTAGAACCTGAAATTCTTTTACCACGTAACAAGGCTTCTTTACGTTTACCAGGTACTGACGGACAAGCTAAGATGAGTAAGTCTCTTGGAAACTGTATATATTTGTCTGATGATGAAGCTACACTCAAGAAGAAAGTTATGAGCATGTATACAGATCCAAACCATATCCGTGTTGAAGATCCGGGCCAAGTTGAAGGTAACACAGTCTTCACCTACCTAGATGCCTTCTGTACTGATGAAGATTTCCAAAAATTCTTACCAGAATATAGTAATCTAGACGAGCTAAAAGCACACTACACTAGAGGTGGACTCGGTGATGTCAAAATTAAAAAGTTCTTATTTAATGTTCTAAACGATGTATTGACACCTATTCGTCAACGTCGTCAAGAATGGGAAAATAGAATTCCTGAAGTATATGAAATCTTACGTTCTGGAACTGCTAAAGCTAATGCCAAGGCTAAGGCTACAACTGAAAGAGTTCGTGAGGCTTTAAAAATTAATTACTTTGAAAATGATAGTCTTCTAGAAGATTTTTCTAGAGAAAAATAA
- the rpsU gene encoding 30S ribosomal protein S21, producing MPEIHVKDNETLDSALRRFKRSTARSGILAEVRKREHYEKPSVKRKKKAEAARKRKR from the coding sequence ATGCCAGAGATTCATGTCAAAGATAATGAAACTTTAGATAGCGCTCTCCGTCGCTTTAAACGTTCAACCGCTCGTTCAGGAATTTTAGCAGAAGTTCGTAAAAGAGAACACTATGAAAAGCCTAGCGTAAAACGTAAGAAGAAAGCAGAAGCTGCACGTAAGAGAAAGAGATAA
- a CDS encoding GatB/YqeY domain-containing protein: protein MSKLADRLSEDFKAAMKNKDKDRKTVIQMVRAAVLQYEKDEQVEATDGDIMKIVEKEIKKRRELITEVADQRPEAAEEAKFEISILEDYLPEQLDEAELREIIQNTVNEIGASSMKDMGRVMKEVLAKVQGQADGSSISTIVKEILG, encoded by the coding sequence ATGAGTAAATTAGCAGATAGATTATCAGAAGATTTTAAAGCAGCAATGAAAAATAAGGATAAAGACAGAAAAACTGTCATCCAAATGGTCAGAGCTGCAGTTTTGCAATACGAAAAAGATGAACAAGTCGAAGCTACAGATGGAGATATAATGAAGATCGTCGAAAAAGAGATTAAGAAACGACGTGAATTAATTACAGAAGTAGCAGATCAGAGACCTGAAGCAGCAGAAGAAGCAAAGTTTGAAATAAGTATCCTAGAAGATTACTTACCAGAACAACTTGATGAAGCTGAATTAAGAGAAATTATTCAGAATACTGTTAATGAAATTGGAGCATCTAGCATGAAAGATATGGGTCGAGTAATGAAAGAAGTTTTGGCAAAAGTTCAAGGTCAGGCAGACGGTTCAAGTATTAGTACAATTGTAAAAGAGATCTTAGGTTAA
- a CDS encoding glycoside hydrolase family 18 protein, translating into MKKDLKSPLLIAYVSTRDLKNLKESDAKAIDVINIAFGHVVEGNCVWEEASSEVDNAIENIRSINPNIRFVLSIGGWSAGGFSEAASTKESREKFAITARELVEKHNLDGIDIDWEYPGIGVAGITATPEDKENFTLYLQAIRDELNKLGDDYLVTIAGGGDNYFCRNTELDKIAEICDYIQIMTYDLRGGFTHATGHHTNLFVPQNDMSDVSVKTAVEQYHRAGVPKSKIVIGVAFYTRLWEGVPNADNGYNQYAETVGGYGPSFDDLKENYIDKDGFIRYWDDVAKAPWLFDGKTFISYEDEESIAHKVKYLDDEGLLGVMYWEYCLGRETDLTLVIRDEIDKLN; encoded by the coding sequence ATGAAAAAAGATTTAAAAAGCCCGCTATTGATAGCATATGTTAGTACAAGAGATTTGAAAAACTTGAAAGAAAGTGACGCTAAAGCAATAGATGTAATCAATATTGCTTTTGGGCATGTAGTTGAAGGCAATTGTGTATGGGAAGAGGCTAGCTCTGAAGTTGATAATGCAATAGAAAATATACGTTCAATTAATCCAAATATAAGATTTGTTTTATCAATAGGTGGTTGGTCTGCAGGTGGTTTTAGTGAAGCTGCATCAACTAAAGAATCTCGAGAAAAATTTGCAATAACGGCTAGAGAATTAGTGGAAAAACATAATTTAGATGGTATTGATATTGACTGGGAATATCCAGGTATTGGAGTAGCTGGAATTACAGCAACACCTGAAGATAAAGAAAATTTTACTTTGTATTTACAAGCTATTCGAGATGAACTAAACAAACTCGGTGATGATTATTTAGTAACTATAGCAGGTGGTGGTGATAATTATTTCTGTAGGAATACTGAGTTGGATAAAATTGCAGAAATTTGCGATTACATTCAAATTATGACATATGATTTACGTGGCGGTTTTACTCATGCTACAGGACATCACACTAACTTATTTGTTCCACAAAATGATATGAGTGATGTTAGTGTAAAAACAGCTGTAGAACAGTATCACAGAGCCGGTGTTCCTAAATCTAAAATTGTTATTGGTGTAGCTTTCTATACTAGATTATGGGAAGGTGTTCCAAACGCTGATAATGGTTATAACCAATATGCAGAGACTGTTGGTGGATATGGCCCTTCATTTGATGATCTTAAAGAAAACTATATAGATAAGGATGGATTCATTAGATATTGGGATGATGTAGCCAAAGCACCATGGTTGTTTGATGGCAAAACATTTATTTCATATGAAGATGAAGAATCTATTGCTCACAAAGTTAAGTACTTAGATGACGAAGGCTTACTAGGAGTTATGTATTGGGAATATTGCTTAGGCCGAGAAACAGACTTAACATTAGTAATTAGAGATGAGATTGATAAACTTAATTAA
- a CDS encoding tRNA (cytidine(34)-2'-O)-methyltransferase, which yields MKHKNIIVLVNPDIPYNTGNIGRTCVIANAELHLVKPLGFSLDDKYIKRAGMDYWQDIELTVWESLDEFSKFLEEKVESNEYQAIYCTTKAKKNIGELKIDRPAIIILGSESAGLPEDWMALHPDRCYRIPMSEHYRSLNLSNSEAIVLYEVLRQQGYPELH from the coding sequence ATGAAACACAAGAATATTATCGTGCTTGTTAATCCTGACATCCCATATAACACAGGAAACATTGGTAGAACCTGTGTTATAGCAAATGCTGAACTTCACCTAGTTAAACCACTAGGCTTCTCATTAGATGATAAATATATTAAGAGAGCTGGTATGGATTATTGGCAAGATATTGAACTAACTGTTTGGGAAAGTTTAGACGAATTTTCTAAATTCCTAGAAGAAAAAGTTGAGTCTAATGAGTATCAAGCAATTTATTGCACAACTAAAGCTAAGAAAAATATTGGCGAGTTGAAGATTGATAGACCTGCAATAATAATTCTTGGTTCTGAGTCAGCTGGCCTACCTGAAGACTGGATGGCCTTACATCCTGACCGTTGCTATAGAATACCAATGTCTGAGCACTATCGTTCTTTAAACCTCTCTAATTCTGAAGCTATTGTTCTGTATGAGGTATTACGTCAACAAGGTTATCCTGAGTTACATTAG
- a CDS encoding 2-keto-3-deoxygluconate permease has translation MLKFMKKVPGGLLLVPMVISALINTFFPGLFEIGGLTESLFTGKSSNTLLALICFIASTGLRVRDLGKLFKKQGVLLLFKAFLSFLIGFAYLQIFGASGILGISALSIIIAMTSINPTLYLTLVEDYGTHVDEAAFGLISLFSVPALPMFIYGASQGIRIDWMDIVSIIIPTAIGILVGNLDNEMYEFTKPGIGIATIFLGWASGSIIDFKLAFKSLPQGLILAVFLYFILMPTFIALEKYVLKYNGIVSVAITSVAGVSIPFAKIIADLIPEAKEYVSSATSQIVLLVIITSVLTPYFTGRRAKKLGIEQKDLKLHV, from the coding sequence ATGCTTAAATTTATGAAAAAAGTACCTGGAGGATTGCTGCTAGTACCAATGGTTATTAGTGCACTGATTAATACATTCTTCCCAGGATTATTTGAGATAGGTGGACTAACAGAGTCTTTATTTACTGGAAAAAGCTCAAATACATTATTGGCTTTAATTTGCTTTATAGCTTCCACAGGTTTAAGAGTTAGAGATCTAGGTAAATTGTTTAAAAAGCAAGGAGTTCTTTTATTATTCAAAGCATTTTTGAGTTTCTTAATTGGTTTTGCTTATCTTCAGATTTTTGGAGCTAGTGGTATTTTAGGAATATCTGCCTTGTCTATAATTATTGCAATGACCAGTATTAATCCTACCTTATATTTAACTTTGGTTGAAGATTATGGAACTCATGTCGATGAAGCCGCATTTGGGCTTATAAGCTTATTTTCAGTTCCAGCCTTACCAATGTTTATTTATGGAGCATCTCAAGGTATTAGGATAGATTGGATGGATATCGTTTCGATAATTATTCCTACTGCGATAGGAATTCTAGTCGGAAATTTAGATAATGAGATGTATGAATTTACTAAACCAGGAATTGGTATTGCTACAATTTTCTTAGGCTGGGCGTCAGGATCCATTATAGATTTTAAGTTGGCATTTAAATCTTTACCTCAAGGTTTAATTTTAGCAGTATTTTTGTATTTTATTTTAATGCCTACTTTCATTGCTTTAGAGAAATATGTACTCAAGTACAATGGAATAGTTAGTGTGGCTATAACTTCAGTTGCAGGTGTTTCTATTCCTTTCGCAAAAATAATTGCAGATCTTATTCCTGAGGCCAAAGAGTATGTTAGTTCGGCTACATCACAGATTGTATTGCTGGTGATTATTACAAGTGTTTTAACCCCATATTTTACTGGAAGAAGAGCAAAGAAATTGGGTATAGAGCAGAAGGATCTTAAGTTACATGTATAA
- the udp gene encoding uridine phosphorylase: MSKMYHIGLEDSLNVKYAILPGDPGRVEKIAEYLDEPQKIAESREYTSYVGHLDGEKVLVMSTGMGGPSTAIAIEELAQIGVTTCIRVGSTGGIDLKVKGGDLVIANSTIRMEGTSKEYVPIEFPATANFEVTLTLIKAAQKSNRNFHVGTIHTKDSFYGQHSPERMPVSYELLNKWEAWKKAGTLASEMECAALFTVSQVLGIRSGAVLHVLWNKDRVKAGMEDNETHDMSEAIKVSIEAIRLLIESDKSGKKIYE; this comes from the coding sequence ATGAGTAAAATGTACCACATTGGCTTAGAAGATAGTTTAAATGTTAAATATGCTATCTTACCTGGTGATCCTGGAAGAGTAGAAAAAATAGCAGAATATCTTGATGAGCCTCAAAAAATTGCAGAAAGTAGAGAATACACTTCTTATGTAGGACATTTGGATGGTGAGAAGGTATTAGTTATGTCTACTGGCATGGGTGGACCTTCTACAGCTATAGCAATAGAAGAGCTTGCTCAAATTGGAGTCACTACATGTATAAGAGTAGGTAGCACAGGTGGAATTGATTTAAAGGTTAAGGGCGGAGATTTGGTTATTGCCAACTCTACAATAAGAATGGAAGGTACAAGTAAAGAATATGTCCCAATCGAATTCCCAGCAACTGCAAATTTTGAGGTTACTTTGACCCTAATTAAAGCAGCTCAAAAATCTAATAGAAATTTCCATGTTGGGACAATACACACTAAAGACTCATTCTATGGTCAACATTCTCCAGAGAGGATGCCAGTTAGTTATGAATTATTAAACAAATGGGAAGCATGGAAAAAAGCAGGAACATTAGCTTCAGAAATGGAATGTGCAGCCTTATTTACGGTTTCTCAAGTACTAGGAATTAGGTCTGGAGCCGTCTTACATGTACTCTGGAATAAAGATAGGGTAAAAGCTGGGATGGAAGATAATGAAACCCATGACATGAGTGAAGCGATTAAAGTAAGTATAGAGGCAATAAGACTACTAATAGAGTCAGATAAATCAGGTAAGAAAATTTATGAGTAA
- the cdd gene encoding cytidine deaminase encodes MSKSELKISKKNIEDLIAEALHARNSAYAPYSNYKVGAAVLTKDGHIYSGANIENASFPAGICAERSAMVKAILENKLEFTAIAIVGAHAELTEPTQFAYPCGVCRQFMAEFFDQNTMVIVAKSKTEYNVYEFEEILPFSFGKSNLEK; translated from the coding sequence ATGAGTAAATCTGAGCTGAAAATATCCAAGAAAAATATAGAAGACCTAATTGCAGAAGCTTTGCATGCTAGGAATAGCGCATATGCTCCTTACTCGAATTATAAAGTAGGAGCAGCAGTTTTGACCAAGGATGGTCATATATATAGTGGTGCAAACATAGAGAATGCTTCTTTTCCTGCAGGTATTTGTGCAGAACGATCTGCTATGGTCAAAGCAATTTTGGAAAATAAATTAGAGTTTACAGCAATTGCTATTGTTGGTGCTCATGCGGAGTTAACTGAACCCACACAGTTTGCTTATCCTTGTGGAGTTTGTAGACAATTTATGGCCGAGTTTTTTGATCAAAATACTATGGTTATCGTTGCTAAATCAAAGACTGAATATAATGTTTATGAATTTGAGGAGATTTTGCCATTTAGTTTTGGGAAAAGTAATTTAGAAAAATAG
- a CDS encoding 5'-methylthioadenosine/adenosylhomocysteine nucleosidase has protein sequence MKIGIIAAMQVEVRKLLDNMDIQSVKNHYGRDVHIANFNGLELFIGVCGIGKANAASFTQLLIDKYDPDLIINTGIAGSLQAGLGTLSLVIADELYQHDIPSRILASTYPGEGVSVFETDEELRDVLVKSVPEDVNLRVGPVASGDNFINSQKLKEEIVDKTAALACDMESAAIAQIAFGAEKRCLIIRSISDEADDNADEIYDNFEEAAANLSVEVLLQFLKNL, from the coding sequence ATGAAAATTGGAATTATTGCAGCAATGCAAGTAGAAGTAAGAAAGCTTTTGGATAATATGGATATCCAAAGTGTTAAAAACCATTATGGTAGAGACGTACATATTGCAAATTTTAATGGCCTTGAATTATTTATAGGTGTCTGTGGAATAGGAAAGGCGAATGCAGCTAGTTTTACTCAATTATTAATTGATAAATATGATCCGGATTTAATTATAAATACAGGTATTGCAGGATCTTTGCAAGCAGGTTTAGGAACTTTGAGTTTAGTTATAGCAGATGAGCTTTATCAACATGATATTCCTTCAAGAATTTTAGCCTCTACATATCCAGGTGAAGGTGTTTCAGTTTTTGAAACAGATGAGGAATTAAGAGATGTTTTGGTGAAAAGTGTTCCTGAAGATGTTAATTTAAGGGTCGGTCCAGTAGCAAGTGGTGACAACTTTATAAATTCACAAAAATTAAAAGAAGAAATTGTAGATAAGACTGCAGCTCTTGCGTGTGATATGGAGAGTGCAGCAATAGCACAAATAGCTTTTGGTGCAGAGAAGAGATGCTTAATCATTCGATCAATTTCTGATGAAGCTGATGATAATGCTGATGAGATATATGATAATTTTGAAGAAGCTGCAGCAAATTTAAGTGTTGAAGTGCTATTACAATTTTTGAAGAATCTTTAA
- a CDS encoding nucleoside 2-deoxyribosyltransferase produces the protein MIKIYLGCDLFTEGQRWQAKEIQKSIEERLGDKVEIYNPADNLEINDKEAGFASGTDILLADYARLRESDYLIALMDTYDLGLAAEMGIAWERNIPIYQLYTDIRLTGNDRTDKFDEMRKDIFQNDFLYINKLVTGLAYVNKDGKVHDKATIFKNREALVEAIIEDISTNNN, from the coding sequence ATGATTAAAATTTACTTAGGTTGTGACCTCTTCACTGAAGGGCAAAGATGGCAAGCAAAAGAGATACAAAAGAGCATTGAAGAGCGTTTAGGCGATAAAGTCGAAATATATAACCCTGCAGATAATCTAGAAATTAATGATAAAGAGGCTGGGTTTGCTAGTGGTACTGATATTCTACTTGCTGATTATGCTCGTCTAAGAGAATCAGATTATTTAATTGCTCTAATGGACACTTATGATCTAGGACTTGCTGCAGAAATGGGTATAGCCTGGGAACGTAATATCCCAATTTATCAACTATATACTGATATTAGATTAACTGGTAATGACAGAACAGATAAGTTTGATGAAATGAGAAAAGATATTTTCCAAAATGATTTCTTATATATAAATAAGCTTGTCACAGGTTTAGCTTACGTTAATAAAGATGGAAAAGTTCACGATAAGGCAACTATCTTCAAAAATAGAGAAGCTTTAGTTGAAGCTATTATCGAAGATATTTCAACAAATAATAATTAA